The following coding sequences are from one Streptomyces venezuelae window:
- a CDS encoding RNA polymerase sigma factor, with amino-acid sequence MLGDDAELTAAVLAAQDGDETAFRTVYRAVHPRLLGYVRTLVADPDAEDVASEAWLQIARDLDRFSGDADRFRGWAARIARNRALDHIRMRGRRPAVGGDESELAGKPADADTAGEAMESLATSEALALIAQLPQDQAEAVVLRVVVGLDAKTAARTLGKRPGAVRTAAHRGLKRLAELLGPEGADPKEALGAVPPQREPRGCAVTSAGVTQSRTRTQKDM; translated from the coding sequence GTGCTGGGGGACGACGCGGAGCTGACCGCCGCGGTGCTTGCGGCGCAGGACGGGGACGAGACCGCGTTCCGGACTGTGTACCGCGCCGTGCACCCGCGGCTGTTGGGGTACGTACGCACGCTGGTCGCCGACCCGGACGCCGAGGACGTCGCTTCCGAGGCCTGGCTGCAGATAGCGCGCGATCTCGACCGGTTCAGCGGTGACGCGGACCGGTTCCGGGGCTGGGCGGCGCGCATAGCGCGCAACCGCGCCCTCGACCACATACGCATGCGGGGCCGCAGGCCCGCCGTGGGCGGCGACGAGTCGGAGCTGGCCGGGAAACCGGCCGACGCGGACACCGCGGGCGAGGCGATGGAGTCCCTCGCCACCAGCGAGGCGCTGGCCCTGATAGCGCAGCTCCCCCAGGACCAGGCGGAGGCCGTCGTGCTCCGCGTCGTCGTCGGTCTCGACGCGAAGACCGCGGCGCGGACCCTCGGCAAGCGGCCCGGAGCCGTCCGCACGGCGGCGCACCGCGGCCTGAAGCGGCTCGCCGAACTTCTCGGTCCCGAGGGGGCCGATCCCAAGGAGGCGCTGGGCGCCGTACCGCCACAGAGAGAACCGCGCGGGTGCGCGGTGACGTCCGCCGGTGTGACGCAATCGCGTACGCGGACGCAGAAGGACATGTGA
- a CDS encoding RNA polymerase sigma factor: MGQGGGPRRAQAHDEELGRAVAAAQEGDEAAFAVAYRLVQPGLVGYLRGLVGTDGETAEDVAADAWLEIARDLGRFRGDGAGFRGWTATIARHRAFDHLRRLNTRPRPAPLDRELLELPDPASTSAAALEAISTERVLTLVAALPPDQAEAVLLRVVVGLDAPTAAQVLGKRPGAVRTAAHRGLRRLGEWLGASGS; this comes from the coding sequence TTGGGCCAGGGTGGGGGACCCCGTCGCGCACAGGCGCACGACGAAGAGCTGGGCAGGGCCGTCGCGGCGGCCCAGGAGGGCGACGAGGCGGCGTTCGCGGTCGCGTACCGCCTGGTCCAGCCGGGGCTCGTCGGCTATCTGCGCGGCCTCGTCGGCACGGACGGCGAGACGGCGGAGGACGTCGCCGCCGACGCGTGGCTGGAGATCGCGAGGGACCTCGGGCGGTTCCGCGGGGACGGCGCGGGGTTCCGCGGCTGGACCGCGACGATCGCCCGCCACCGCGCGTTCGACCACCTGCGCCGCCTGAACACCCGCCCGCGCCCCGCCCCGCTCGACCGCGAACTCCTCGAACTCCCGGACCCCGCGAGCACGTCGGCGGCGGCCCTGGAGGCGATCTCCACGGAACGGGTCCTGACCCTGGTCGCCGCCCTGCCCCCCGACCAGGCGGAGGCGGTCCTGCTCCGCGTCGTCGTCGGCCTGGACGCGCCGACGGCAGCCCAGGTCCTGGGCAAACGACCCGGCGCGGTACGGACGGCGGCGCATCGGGGGCTGCGGAGGCTGGGGGAGTGGCTGGGGGCGTCCGGGAGCTGA